The genomic window GAAACCTCTAGCGTTGAGGTTTTGAATAAGGATTTAGTTTTGTGCACCCTTGATGAGGGTGGCGAGATTAGGATTGAGTTTACGGTCAATACGGGTAGGGGTTATGTGCCATCAGAGCGTAACAAGCCTGAAAATGCACCGATTGGTGTTATTCCGGTAGATAGTCTCTATAGTCCGGTGCGAAAGGTCTCTTATAAGGTGGAGAACACTCGTGAGGGACAGATTTTGGATTATGACAAACTGATCAGCGACATCGAAACCAACGGGGCTTTGTCACCGGAAAGTGCTGTGGCTTATGCAGCGCGCGTTCTTCAGGATCAGTTGAAGATTTTTGTTAATTTTGAAGAACCGGAGCAAGAAGTCGTAGCAGAGCAACCTGTCGAACTATCTTTTAATGCCATGTTGTTGAAGAAAGTGGAAGAGTTGGAACTCTCGGTTCGCTCAGCTAATTGTCTTAAGAATGATAATATTGTTTATATTGGTGATTTGATTCAGAAAACAGAGTCAGAAATGCTTCGTACGCCAAACTTTGGGCGCAAATCCCTGAACGAGATTAAGGAAGTCTTGAAGGGTATGGATTTATCCTTGGGAATGCCCGCACCGGATTGGCCGCCGGAAAACATTGAAGA from Parvularculales bacterium includes these protein-coding regions:
- a CDS encoding DNA-directed RNA polymerase subunit alpha, with amino-acid sequence MIEKNWQELIKPAKLEIIPGRDQGRQATIVAEPLERGFGLTIGNALRRILLSSLQGAAVTAVKIDGVLHEFSSIPGVREDVTDIIMNIKSLALRVHGEGPKRLVLEKSAPGAVKAWDITETSSVEVLNKDLVLCTLDEGGEIRIEFTVNTGRGYVPSERNKPENAPIGVIPVDSLYSPVRKVSYKVENTREGQILDYDKLISDIETNGALSPESAVAYAARVLQDQLKIFVNFEEPEQEVVAEQPVELSFNAMLLKKVEELELSVRSANCLKNDNIVYIGDLIQKTESEMLRTPNFGRKSLNEIKEVLKGMDLSLGMPAPDWPPENIEDLAKRIEEQY